Proteins encoded within one genomic window of Bacillus sp. F19:
- the ruvX gene encoding Holliday junction resolvase RuvX: MRIIGLDFGSKTLGVAVSDEFGWTAQGLETIKIDEAGGNFGLERLTQIVNEHQAEKIVLGFPKNMNGTVGPRGEASQTFALKLEKKFGIPVILWDERLSTMAAERVLISADVSRKKRKKVIDKMAAVMILQGYLDSLN; this comes from the coding sequence ATGCGAATTATTGGTTTGGATTTTGGCTCCAAAACCCTTGGAGTTGCTGTCAGCGATGAATTTGGCTGGACAGCACAGGGGCTTGAGACGATTAAAATTGATGAAGCCGGCGGCAACTTCGGGCTGGAGCGTCTCACGCAGATTGTGAACGAGCATCAAGCAGAAAAAATCGTTCTCGGATTCCCAAAGAACATGAATGGAACGGTTGGACCAAGAGGTGAAGCCAGCCAGACATTTGCTTTAAAGCTTGAGAAAAAATTTGGGATCCCGGTTATACTATGGGATGAAAGATTGTCCACCATGGCGGCTGAACGAGTTTTGATTTCAGCAGATGTCAGCAGAAAGAAAAGAAAAAAAGTAATTGATAAAATGGCTGCGGTGATGATTTTGCAGGGATACTTAGATAGCCTGAATTAA
- a CDS encoding DUF1292 domain-containing protein: MEHGEKQITVVDENGNEQLCEILFTFASEEFGKSYVLYYPLGEQDDEEEIEIHASSFEPTADGVDGELAPIETEEEWDLVEEMLNTFLDNEEEEK, translated from the coding sequence ATGGAACACGGAGAAAAACAAATTACAGTAGTAGACGAAAATGGAAATGAACAGCTTTGTGAAATTCTTTTCACATTTGCATCTGAAGAATTTGGAAAATCATATGTGCTTTACTACCCTCTTGGCGAGCAGGATGATGAAGAGGAAATCGAAATTCATGCATCAAGCTTCGAACCGACAGCGGACGGGGTAGACGGAGAATTAGCACCGATTGAAACTGAAGAAGAGTGGGATCTTGTAGAAGAGATGCTGAATACATTCCTTGATAACGAAGAGGAAGAAAAGTAA
- a CDS encoding penicillin-binding protein 2 has product MKTRKRMKFIAIGIFLSMLALILRLADIQMIHTESFTDRNINLIEESVSQRTQEVMIDDGRGRFVDRNGSPLGHDQEAKLVLFPFLNKIDWPISQLSAIVNVPGFKLERLLEEADKPLLLGSKEGFELNESAIKEINDLEIPGVFAIYQQTKKRGQAADHFIGITGENAEVLREKYPDKKNLSSKTQIGITGLEKAFDEFLLPDAETKLLYHVDGDGNPLFGINVKYIADANPFYPVSVKTTIDSSMQDMANDVMNRYNVKKGGIVLLDVETSEVLAMVSKPEMNRSEHETYANLMLTPIAPGSVFKTVIAAAGIENGIDKNRIYDCSLNMYGEPDEENDKGSLNLERSFAESCNYTFTSIANELMEKDPDTIDEYAKKLGLTEKAGWSGPVYHYEDFKQFPEEKNPHLWGDKTDKTAERAIAQTAIGQKNVRVTPLSVANMMTAIARGGEKKQVKIADSILYKNGTTMFKFPDEEPESDNISPFTAAKLQHLLRLVVTDQEGTGRRFQSLPFEVSGKSGTAETGKGTVHKWFAGFFPSHQPKYAMVVVELDTHSAQSSANSIFYDMANELARLENAFTR; this is encoded by the coding sequence ATGAAAACAAGAAAAAGAATGAAATTCATTGCGATTGGCATTTTTTTATCCATGCTTGCGTTAATTTTGAGACTTGCAGATATCCAGATGATTCACACAGAATCTTTTACAGACAGAAACATAAATTTGATTGAGGAAAGCGTCAGTCAGCGGACACAGGAAGTCATGATTGATGATGGACGAGGTCGTTTTGTAGACAGAAATGGAAGCCCTCTTGGACACGATCAGGAGGCCAAGCTTGTATTGTTTCCGTTTCTGAATAAGATTGACTGGCCAATCAGTCAACTATCAGCAATTGTCAATGTGCCAGGTTTCAAATTGGAGAGATTATTAGAAGAAGCCGATAAACCGCTGCTCTTAGGATCAAAAGAAGGGTTCGAGCTGAATGAATCCGCCATAAAAGAAATCAATGATTTGGAGATCCCAGGTGTATTTGCCATTTACCAGCAAACAAAAAAGAGAGGACAGGCAGCTGATCATTTTATCGGTATAACAGGGGAAAATGCTGAAGTACTTAGAGAAAAATATCCAGACAAGAAAAATTTATCTTCGAAAACTCAGATTGGGATTACAGGACTCGAAAAGGCATTTGATGAATTTCTGCTTCCGGATGCCGAAACGAAACTATTGTACCACGTTGACGGGGACGGAAATCCGCTGTTCGGCATTAATGTTAAATATATTGCTGATGCCAATCCCTTTTATCCTGTAAGCGTTAAAACAACGATAGACAGCTCTATGCAGGATATGGCGAATGATGTTATGAACCGGTATAACGTGAAAAAAGGGGGCATCGTGCTGCTTGATGTAGAGACAAGCGAAGTACTTGCCATGGTCAGCAAACCCGAAATGAACCGATCTGAGCATGAAACCTATGCGAATCTGATGCTCACTCCAATTGCACCCGGTTCAGTGTTTAAAACAGTCATTGCTGCAGCTGGGATTGAAAATGGAATTGATAAGAACAGAATATATGACTGCAGTCTGAATATGTACGGTGAACCTGATGAAGAAAACGATAAAGGCAGCTTAAACTTAGAAAGAAGTTTTGCGGAAAGCTGCAACTATACATTTACATCAATTGCTAACGAGTTAATGGAAAAAGACCCAGACACAATAGATGAATATGCCAAAAAGCTGGGATTAACCGAAAAAGCCGGCTGGAGCGGCCCGGTGTATCATTATGAAGATTTTAAGCAATTTCCTGAAGAGAAAAATCCGCATTTATGGGGAGATAAGACGGACAAAACTGCAGAACGGGCAATTGCTCAAACAGCAATCGGACAAAAAAATGTCCGGGTCACACCGCTGTCAGTGGCAAACATGATGACTGCAATCGCTCGGGGCGGCGAAAAAAAACAGGTGAAAATTGCAGATAGTATCTTATATAAAAATGGCACTACCATGTTTAAGTTTCCGGATGAAGAACCGGAAAGCGACAATATTTCACCTTTTACAGCTGCAAAGCTTCAGCACCTGCTTCGATTAGTCGTAACGGATCAAGAAGGGACCGGCAGAAGATTTCAAAGTTTGCCATTTGAGGTATCAGGAAAATCAGGGACTGCAGAAACAGGAAAAGGTACAGTACATAAATGGTTTGCAGGATTTTTTCCTTCACATCAGCCTAAATATGCCATGGTTGTAGTAGAGCTTGATACACATAGTGCGCAATCTTCGGCAAATAGTATTTTTTATGACATGGCAAATGAATTGGCCCGGCTAGAAAATGCTTTTACTAGATAG
- the mltG gene encoding endolytic transglycosylase MltG, producing MSEADSNKHSIQNKLLEKQQEAKVIRKIVLVIFVVLVILMTGLIGGGYLYIKSALQPVDEKDKNAINVNIPIGSSVSTIAAILEEKKIIKDKRVFKYYVKFKNESGFQAGDYKLTPSMEIEDIIASLKSGKVITDVVFQIRVPEGIQITDIAKSIAKHSGFTEKEVLSRMNNKEFIAAMQKKYPETITKDIYGQNIKYPLEGYFYPATYPFYEKKPSLDFILEEMIKKTHTVVIHYLPQLEEKKISVHQFLTMASLIEEEATKSVDRNKISSVFYNRIEKNMPLQTDPTVLYALGEHKDRVYYKDLEVQSPYNTYKVKGLPPGPIANSGDQSMKAALEPEKTDFLYFLATKKGEVIFTKTLEEHNKAKAEHISNK from the coding sequence ATGTCAGAAGCTGATTCGAACAAACATTCAATCCAAAATAAACTCCTTGAAAAACAGCAGGAAGCTAAAGTCATCCGAAAAATCGTCCTTGTGATTTTTGTTGTTTTAGTCATTTTAATGACAGGATTAATCGGTGGCGGCTATTTATATATAAAGTCTGCGCTGCAGCCTGTAGATGAAAAGGACAAAAATGCAATAAATGTAAACATTCCAATAGGATCTTCCGTTTCCACAATTGCAGCCATTTTAGAAGAAAAGAAAATCATTAAGGATAAAAGAGTATTTAAATACTATGTGAAATTTAAAAATGAGTCAGGATTTCAGGCGGGAGACTACAAATTAACACCCTCAATGGAAATCGAAGATATCATTGCAAGTCTTAAATCCGGTAAAGTGATTACGGATGTTGTGTTCCAAATTCGAGTTCCCGAGGGAATCCAAATAACTGACATTGCTAAATCGATAGCCAAACATTCAGGGTTTACCGAAAAAGAAGTCCTAAGCAGGATGAATAATAAAGAGTTCATAGCTGCGATGCAAAAGAAATATCCGGAAACCATCACGAAAGATATCTATGGACAGAATATTAAATATCCTCTTGAAGGCTATTTTTATCCTGCAACCTATCCTTTTTATGAGAAAAAGCCTTCCCTTGATTTTATTTTAGAAGAGATGATTAAAAAGACGCATACTGTTGTAATCCATTATCTTCCTCAGCTTGAAGAGAAGAAAATATCGGTCCATCAATTTCTTACAATGGCATCTCTGATTGAAGAAGAAGCTACAAAATCAGTTGACCGGAATAAAATATCAAGTGTATTCTACAACCGGATTGAAAAGAACATGCCCCTTCAGACAGATCCTACCGTGCTGTATGCACTCGGGGAGCATAAGGACAGAGTTTATTATAAAGATCTTGAAGTGCAATCACCCTATAATACGTATAAGGTGAAAGGACTTCCCCCCGGACCAATTGCAAATTCCGGAGATCAATCCATGAAAGCGGCATTGGAGCCTGAAAAAACAGATTTTCTTTATTTCTTGGCAACAAAAAAAGGTGAAGTCATTTTCACAAAAACACTTGAAGAGCACAACAAAGCTAAAGCAGAGCATATTTCCAATAAATAA
- the greA gene encoding transcription elongation factor GreA, whose amino-acid sequence MAQEKVFPMTTEGKEKLEQELEYLKSVKRKEVVERIKIARSFGDLSENSEYDSAKEEQAFVEGRVTTLENMIRNAKIIVEDADTNVVTLGKTISFVELPNGDEETYTIVGSAEADPFEGKISNDSPIAKSLMGRQVGDEVNVQTPGGEMHVKITNVK is encoded by the coding sequence ATGGCACAAGAAAAAGTATTTCCTATGACAACTGAAGGTAAAGAAAAGCTTGAGCAGGAATTGGAATATTTAAAATCCGTTAAGCGTAAAGAAGTAGTCGAAAGAATCAAGATTGCCCGCAGCTTCGGGGATCTTTCAGAAAACTCTGAGTATGATTCAGCGAAAGAAGAGCAGGCTTTTGTTGAAGGACGAGTGACTACGCTTGAGAACATGATCCGCAATGCGAAGATCATCGTGGAAGATGCCGATACAAATGTTGTCACACTTGGCAAAACAATTTCATTTGTTGAACTTCCAAATGGCGATGAAGAAACATATACAATCGTAGGAAGCGCTGAAGCAGATCCATTTGAAGGCAAAATCTCAAATGATTCTCCGATTGCAAAGAGCCTGATGGGCCGTCAAGTTGGAGATGAAGTCAATGTGCAGACTCCTGGCGGAGAAATGCATGTAAAAATTACAAACGTGAAATAA
- a CDS encoding O-methyltransferase encodes MENDTILSYIESLLPDQDEAVRQMEQYALDHAVPIMEKTGIEVLISLLLLKQPKKILEIGTAIGYSAIRMCKALPETEIITAERNAERFKQAAINIEANALADRITVLHGDALELKEQIEEKGPYDVIFIDAAKGQYMRFFEMYEPMLSDNGCIITDNVLFKGLVASEEEDMSFHRRRRALLRKIRTYNEWLMSNKAYHTAIFPVGDGMAVSIKRGEKDE; translated from the coding sequence ATGGAAAACGACACGATTTTATCATATATAGAGAGCCTTCTTCCTGATCAAGACGAAGCAGTCAGGCAAATGGAGCAATACGCGCTTGATCACGCCGTTCCAATTATGGAAAAGACAGGGATAGAAGTTCTCATTAGTCTGCTTTTGCTGAAACAGCCAAAAAAGATTTTAGAAATCGGCACTGCAATCGGCTATTCTGCGATTCGCATGTGCAAAGCGCTCCCTGAAACAGAAATCATAACGGCTGAAAGAAATGCAGAACGATTTAAGCAAGCAGCCATAAATATTGAAGCAAATGCGTTAGCAGACCGTATTACGGTTCTGCATGGAGATGCATTGGAGCTTAAAGAACAGATAGAAGAAAAAGGTCCTTATGACGTGATTTTTATTGATGCAGCAAAGGGACAGTATATGCGCTTCTTTGAAATGTACGAACCAATGCTTTCAGATAACGGCTGCATAATTACAGACAACGTCTTATTCAAAGGCTTAGTTGCATCTGAAGAAGAAGATATGTCCTTTCATCGGAGACGGCGCGCGCTTTTAAGAAAAATACGGACATACAATGAATGGCTGATGTCAAACAAAGCCTATCACACAGCAATTTTTCCTGTGGGTGATGGAATGGCTGTAAGTATAAAACGAGGTGAAAAAGATGAATAA
- the alaS gene encoding alanine--tRNA ligase, which translates to MKTLTSAQVRQMFLDFFKEKGHAVEPSASLVPHEDPSLLWINSGVATLKKYFDGRVIPANPRICNAQKSIRTNDIENVGKTARHHTFFEMLGNFSIGDYFKVEAIEWAWEFLTSEEWIGFDPEKLSVTIHPEDDEAFLIWKDKIGVPEERIIRLEGNFWDIGEGPSGPNTEIFYDRGEVYGNDPKDPELYPGGENERYLEVWNLVFSEFNHNSDGTYTPLPKKNIDTGMGLERMVSVIQDVPTNFDTDLFMPIIESTETISGEKYGTDHEKDEAFKVVADHIRTVTFAVGDGALPSNEGRGYVLRRLLRRAVRYAKKLNINRPFMYELVPVVGEIMVDFYPEVKAKTEFIQKVIKNEEERFHETLNDGLSILAEVVKMQKAKGSRIIPGTDVFRLYDTYGFPVELTEEYAQEEQMEIDHEGFKKEMEGQRERARAARQDVDSMQVQGGVLGEIKADSTFVGYTQLTAKASVSVLLKDGKLTDNANAGDEVQLILNETPFYAESGGQIADEGTIENDAVKLQVKHVQKAPNGQNLHTAVVISGTVRTNDEVTAAVNETTRSAVIKNHTATHLLHQALKDVLGGHVNQAGSLVTAERLRFDFSHFGQVQPEELEQIEQIVNEQIWKSIGVNIELKPIAEAKEMGAMALFGEKYGDIVRVVQVGDYSLELCGGCHVDNTASIGLFKIVAETGIGAGTRRIEAVTGQGAYQLIKDQLSILSEVSSKLKSNPKDAASRVDALLSEVRSLQRENESLTAKLGNVEAGSLLGSAVQIDGVTLLSSKVNAKDMNSLRTMVDELKQKLGSAIVILGAAHDGKVSLAAGVTSDLVEKGYHSGKLIKEVAVRCGGSGGGRPDMAQAGGKDPEKLEEALKYALEWVKTI; encoded by the coding sequence ATGAAAACACTAACTTCAGCACAAGTACGTCAAATGTTTTTAGATTTCTTCAAGGAAAAAGGCCATGCAGTGGAACCAAGTGCTTCTCTGGTTCCTCATGAAGATCCGTCCCTGCTTTGGATCAACAGCGGAGTTGCGACATTGAAAAAATATTTCGATGGCCGAGTCATCCCGGCAAATCCAAGAATTTGCAATGCACAAAAATCAATCCGGACAAATGATATTGAAAATGTCGGCAAGACTGCCCGTCATCATACATTTTTTGAGATGCTTGGAAACTTTTCAATCGGTGATTATTTTAAAGTAGAAGCCATCGAATGGGCATGGGAATTCTTAACGAGTGAAGAGTGGATTGGCTTTGATCCAGAAAAACTGTCCGTTACCATTCATCCGGAAGATGATGAAGCTTTCTTAATCTGGAAAGATAAAATTGGTGTGCCTGAAGAGCGGATTATCCGTCTGGAAGGAAACTTCTGGGATATCGGCGAGGGGCCAAGCGGACCGAATACAGAAATTTTCTATGACCGCGGCGAAGTTTATGGAAACGACCCTAAAGACCCAGAGTTATACCCAGGCGGAGAAAATGAGCGATACCTGGAAGTATGGAACCTCGTATTCTCAGAGTTCAATCATAATTCAGACGGTACATATACTCCGCTGCCAAAGAAAAACATTGATACAGGTATGGGACTTGAGCGGATGGTCTCTGTTATTCAGGACGTTCCGACCAACTTCGATACAGATTTGTTTATGCCGATCATCGAATCAACTGAAACGATTTCAGGAGAGAAATACGGCACTGATCATGAAAAAGATGAAGCTTTCAAGGTTGTAGCTGATCATATTCGCACGGTTACATTTGCTGTTGGAGATGGTGCCCTTCCATCAAACGAAGGACGCGGATACGTTCTACGCCGCCTATTGCGCAGAGCAGTAAGATATGCAAAAAAACTCAATATCAACCGCCCGTTTATGTATGAGCTTGTACCGGTTGTCGGGGAAATTATGGTTGACTTCTACCCTGAAGTGAAAGCAAAAACAGAGTTTATTCAAAAAGTCATAAAAAATGAAGAAGAACGCTTCCATGAAACGTTAAATGACGGATTGTCCATTTTGGCTGAAGTTGTAAAAATGCAAAAAGCTAAAGGAAGCCGCATCATTCCTGGAACGGACGTTTTCCGTCTTTATGATACATACGGATTCCCTGTTGAACTTACAGAAGAGTACGCACAAGAAGAGCAAATGGAAATCGACCATGAAGGCTTCAAAAAAGAGATGGAAGGCCAGCGCGAGCGTGCACGTGCTGCAAGGCAGGATGTTGATTCAATGCAGGTGCAGGGCGGAGTACTTGGCGAAATTAAAGCCGACAGCACTTTCGTCGGATACACTCAGCTTACGGCGAAAGCTTCAGTGTCTGTTCTACTGAAAGACGGGAAGCTGACAGACAATGCAAATGCTGGAGATGAAGTGCAGCTTATTTTAAATGAAACGCCTTTTTATGCTGAGAGCGGCGGTCAAATTGCGGATGAAGGCACAATTGAAAATGATGCAGTCAAATTGCAAGTAAAGCATGTACAAAAGGCTCCAAATGGACAAAACCTGCATACTGCAGTTGTGATCAGCGGCACAGTGAGAACAAATGATGAAGTAACTGCAGCTGTTAATGAAACAACTAGAAGTGCGGTCATTAAAAACCATACTGCGACACATCTCTTGCATCAGGCTCTTAAAGATGTTCTTGGGGGACATGTCAATCAGGCAGGATCACTTGTAACAGCTGAAAGACTTCGATTTGACTTTTCACATTTTGGTCAAGTTCAGCCTGAAGAGCTTGAACAGATTGAGCAAATTGTAAACGAACAAATCTGGAAAAGCATTGGAGTCAATATCGAACTTAAACCAATTGCTGAAGCGAAGGAAATGGGTGCTATGGCTCTTTTTGGCGAAAAATACGGAGATATTGTCAGAGTTGTTCAAGTAGGAGATTACAGCCTTGAACTGTGCGGAGGCTGCCATGTTGACAATACCGCTTCCATCGGCCTGTTTAAAATTGTAGCCGAAACAGGAATAGGTGCAGGCACACGAAGAATAGAAGCAGTTACCGGACAAGGCGCTTATCAGCTGATAAAAGACCAGCTATCCATTCTTTCTGAGGTATCATCAAAACTGAAATCAAATCCTAAAGATGCAGCAAGCCGTGTAGATGCGCTGCTCAGTGAAGTTCGCTCTCTCCAAAGGGAAAATGAATCATTAACAGCTAAATTGGGTAATGTAGAAGCTGGAAGCTTATTGGGCAGCGCTGTACAAATTGATGGTGTAACCCTTCTTTCAAGCAAAGTAAATGCAAAAGACATGAACAGTCTTAGAACAATGGTCGATGAATTAAAGCAAAAATTAGGATCAGCCATTGTCATTCTTGGAGCAGCTCATGACGGAAAAGTAAGTCTTGCAGCAGGAGTTACAAGTGATTTAGTCGAAAAGGGTTACCACTCAGGGAAATTAATTAAAGAGGTAGCTGTAAGATGCGGAGGAAGCGGAGGCGGCCGTCCTGATATGGCACAGGCTGGCGGCAAGGATCCTGAAAAACTTGAAGAAGCTTTGAAGTATGCATTAGAATGGGTTAAAACTATCTAA
- the udk gene encoding uridine kinase → MGEKPIVIGVAGGSGSGKTSVTKSIYEHFKGHSILMLEQDFYYKDQSHLPYEERLNTNYDHPLAFDNTLLIEHIKQLLNYEAIEKPVYDYKLHTRSEDVLLVEPKDVIILEGILVLEDERLRNLMDMKLYVDTDADIRIIRRMLRDIKERGRTIDSVIEQYVSVVRPMHNQFIEPTKRYADIIIPEGGQNHVAIDLMVTKIQTILELNAIL, encoded by the coding sequence ATGGGGGAAAAGCCCATTGTAATCGGCGTTGCCGGCGGCTCCGGCTCAGGCAAAACAAGCGTTACAAAATCCATTTATGAGCATTTCAAAGGACATTCCATTTTGATGCTTGAACAGGATTTCTATTATAAGGATCAAAGTCACCTTCCATACGAGGAGAGACTGAATACAAATTATGATCATCCGCTTGCTTTTGATAACACGCTTTTAATTGAGCACATTAAACAGCTTCTGAATTACGAAGCTATTGAGAAGCCTGTATATGATTATAAGCTTCATACTCGTTCAGAGGATGTTCTCTTAGTAGAACCTAAAGATGTGATTATTCTTGAAGGGATCTTGGTCCTAGAAGACGAGAGACTACGCAACTTGATGGATATGAAGCTTTATGTGGATACAGATGCAGACATCCGTATTATCAGAAGAATGCTCCGTGATATTAAAGAACGCGGAAGAACAATTGATTCCGTGATTGAGCAGTATGTTTCGGTTGTAAGGCCGATGCACAATCAATTCATTGAGCCTACTAAGCGTTATGCGGATATCATCATACCAGAAGGCGGTCAAAATCACGTAGCGATTGACCTTATGGTTACAAAAATTCAAACAATTCTTGAACTAAATGCAATTTTGTAA
- a CDS encoding IreB family regulatory phosphoprotein, with product MSSFDKTMKFNFSEEAVETNVNEVLFTVYDALKEKGYNPINQIVGYLLSGDPAYIPRHRDARNLIRKLERDELIEELVKSYLHHHRED from the coding sequence ATGAGTTCCTTTGATAAAACGATGAAGTTTAACTTTTCTGAGGAAGCAGTGGAAACGAATGTGAATGAAGTCCTGTTCACGGTATACGATGCTTTGAAAGAAAAAGGCTATAATCCGATTAACCAAATCGTTGGGTACCTGCTCTCTGGAGATCCTGCATATATCCCCCGTCATCGCGATGCAAGAAATTTAATCCGCAAGCTTGAACGGGATGAACTCATTGAGGAATTGGTTAAATCGTACTTACACCATCATAGAGAGGATTAA
- a CDS encoding U32 family peptidase, translated as MNKPELIVTPTTVEDILPLAEAGATAVVIGEQRYGLRLAGEFNRDQMKEATSLAHSKNVKVYAAMNAIFHNEKIEELYDYLRFLNEIKVDAVVFGDPAVLMAAREAAPDMLLHWNTETTATNWYTCNYWGRKGAKRAVLARELSMESIIEIKENAKVEIEVQVHGMTCMFQSKRSLIGNYYEYQGKAMKIESIQDEKTMFLHDKERSNKYPIYEDANGTHIMSPNDMCIIDELSDMIDAGIDSFKIDGVLQTSEYLIEVTKKYRQAIDICIEDRDQYEDVKDQLLSDIEEIQPENRPLDTGFFFKETVY; from the coding sequence ATGAATAAACCAGAATTAATTGTAACACCGACAACAGTTGAAGATATTCTTCCGCTTGCAGAAGCAGGCGCTACAGCAGTCGTTATCGGAGAACAGCGTTATGGTCTCCGTCTTGCAGGTGAATTTAACCGCGATCAAATGAAAGAAGCAACATCTCTTGCTCATTCAAAAAACGTAAAAGTATATGCTGCAATGAATGCCATTTTTCATAATGAGAAAATTGAAGAATTGTATGATTACCTTCGATTCTTAAATGAGATAAAAGTAGATGCGGTCGTGTTTGGAGATCCGGCTGTCTTAATGGCTGCACGGGAAGCAGCACCAGATATGTTGCTTCATTGGAATACAGAAACGACAGCAACCAACTGGTATACGTGCAATTACTGGGGCAGAAAAGGCGCAAAACGCGCTGTTTTAGCACGGGAATTAAGCATGGAATCAATCATTGAAATAAAAGAAAATGCAAAAGTGGAGATTGAAGTGCAGGTACATGGCATGACATGCATGTTCCAATCAAAACGCTCCCTGATCGGAAACTACTATGAATATCAGGGCAAAGCTATGAAAATTGAGAGCATCCAAGATGAAAAAACGATGTTCCTCCATGATAAAGAGCGCAGCAATAAGTACCCGATTTATGAAGATGCAAACGGCACCCACATCATGAGTCCCAACGATATGTGCATTATTGATGAACTTTCAGATATGATTGATGCTGGAATTGACTCGTTTAAAATCGATGGTGTCCTGCAGACATCTGAGTATTTAATCGAGGTTACAAAAAAATACCGCCAAGCTATTGATATATGCATTGAGGACCGGGATCAGTATGAAGATGTAAAAGATCAGCTGCTTTCGGACATAGAAGAAATTCAGCCTGAGAACCGGCCTTTAGATACAGGATTTTTCTTTAAGGAAACAGTGTACTAA
- a CDS encoding U32 family peptidase: MVTVKDNISQIIDGKRVITKKPELLAPAGNLEKLKIAVHYGADAVFIGGKEFGLRSNADNFSQEEMAEGVQFANKYGARIYVTTNIFAHNENMDGLEDYLMGLQDAGVAGIIVADPLIIETCRKVAPKLEVHLSTQQSLSNWKAVQFWKEEGLERVVLARETSAEEIKEMKEKVDIEIETFIHGAMCIAYSGRCVLSNHMTARDSNRGGCCQSCRWDYDLYKLADNGEEALFSADDAAFAMSPKDLNLIQSIPKMIELGIDSLKIEGRMKSIHYVATVVSVYRKVIDAYCADPENFVIQKEWLDELDKCANRDTAPAFFEGVPGTEEQMFGIHGKKTTFDFAGLVLDYNEETGMVTLQQRNYFKPGDEVEFFGPEISNFTQTIDKLWDEEGNELDAARHPLQIVKFKADQKIFPNNMMRKGK, from the coding sequence ATGGTTACTGTTAAAGATAACATCTCACAAATTATTGACGGCAAACGCGTTATTACAAAAAAACCTGAATTGCTGGCTCCTGCCGGAAATTTAGAAAAGCTTAAAATTGCCGTGCATTACGGTGCTGACGCTGTTTTTATCGGTGGAAAAGAATTTGGCCTGCGTTCAAATGCAGACAACTTTTCACAAGAAGAAATGGCTGAAGGTGTTCAATTTGCAAACAAGTATGGTGCAAGAATTTATGTAACGACAAACATTTTTGCACATAATGAAAACATGGACGGCCTTGAAGATTATTTAATGGGTCTGCAGGATGCAGGTGTGGCGGGCATCATAGTAGCCGATCCGCTGATTATTGAGACATGCCGCAAAGTAGCGCCAAAGCTTGAGGTTCACCTAAGCACCCAGCAATCTCTTTCAAACTGGAAAGCTGTTCAGTTCTGGAAAGAGGAAGGTCTCGAGCGCGTGGTGCTTGCCCGCGAAACGAGCGCTGAAGAAATTAAAGAAATGAAAGAAAAAGTGGATATCGAAATTGAAACGTTTATCCATGGTGCAATGTGCATAGCCTATTCCGGACGCTGTGTACTAAGCAACCATATGACTGCAAGGGATTCAAACCGCGGTGGCTGCTGTCAGTCATGTCGCTGGGATTATGATCTCTATAAACTTGCTGATAACGGTGAAGAAGCACTGTTTAGTGCGGATGATGCAGCATTTGCGATGAGCCCAAAAGATTTAAATTTAATTCAATCCATTCCAAAAATGATTGAGCTTGGAATCGACAGCCTGAAAATTGAAGGACGCATGAAATCCATTCACTACGTAGCAACAGTCGTAAGTGTGTATCGCAAGGTCATTGATGCATATTGTGCGGATCCTGAGAACTTCGTCATTCAAAAAGAGTGGCTTGATGAGCTTGATAAATGTGCTAATCGTGACACAGCGCCAGCATTCTTTGAAGGTGTTCCAGGTACAGAGGAGCAAATGTTTGGAATTCATGGAAAGAAAACGACTTTTGACTTTGCAGGACTTGTCCTTGATTACAATGAGGAAACAGGTATGGTTACCCTTCAGCAGCGCAACTACTTCAAACCAGGGGATGAAGTCGAATTCTTTGGTCCTGAAATTTCGAACTTTACGCAAACCATTGATAAACTATGGGACGAAGAAGGCAATGAGCTCGATGCTGCCCGTCATCCACTGCAAATTGTGAAGTTTAAAGCGGATCAAAAAATCTTCCCAAATAACATGATGCGAAAGGGGAAGTGA